A single window of Candidatus Paceibacterota bacterium DNA harbors:
- a CDS encoding VOC family protein produces the protein MEIAYICIFASNFDESIAFYRDVLGLQEIPERLEKNFHAFKAGSTNIGIERNGTRKDGEKTKAENAVLIQFKARSLDELKKITANLETKNVRFLKKLVETHYGSFTNFLDPDGNKLEILYQP, from the coding sequence CTCCAATTTCGATGAATCGATAGCTTTTTATCGAGATGTTCTTGGCCTCCAAGAAATACCTGAAAGATTGGAGAAAAATTTCCACGCTTTTAAAGCTGGTTCGACCAATATTGGTATAGAAAGAAATGGCACACGAAAAGATGGAGAGAAAACAAAAGCAGAAAATGCGGTACTTATTCAATTTAAAGCCCGCAGTTTGGATGAATTGAAAAAAATTACAGCAAATCTGGAAACAAAGAATGTTCGATTTTTAAAGAAACTCGTTGAGACCCATTACGGCAGCTTCACGAATTTTCTCGACCCAGACGGAAATAAATTAGAAATTTTGTATCAGCCTTAA